In Oncorhynchus clarkii lewisi isolate Uvic-CL-2024 unplaced genomic scaffold, UVic_Ocla_1.0 unplaced_contig_13935_pilon_pilon, whole genome shotgun sequence, the genomic stretch GTGATGTAATCTCATGTTTTgtccacagaaaccaacaggagagattagagtcagagattctcagtggtcagtcttcccagagtcatcaaacagacctggcctccatattcagtgtatgtggtcctgttatgtacatttgtttttgtttacctcaaGTAACGTTGATCTGTCAATCATTCATGAATGTGTTAATGAGAAAGCATTTTGTCTCTTGCTTAAGTTATTTACTTGATTTATTTCAGTTGCTTGAAGAGAAAATTATGACATTTGTGAAGAACGAACTGAAGACGTTCAAGAGGATTCTTAGTCCAGAACTCCCAGAAGGCTTTGAGAGTCAGAAGCAGGATAAGGAAGTGTTGGACGCTGAAGATGAGAAGCAGGAgagcagtgccagagagggggctctgaagatcacactgcacatcctgaggaaaatgaacttgaaggagcttgctgacacactggagaaaagtAAGAGCTGTCTGCCTCATGTTGAATGctgttttataacatttaaaagctgtagctaaagtacagctaaagtagctgtgtaactcaatgatattgtagcagccttaacacaacacctagtgacctcatcaagtagcagcagggatgtgttgtggtgattaatttagagagagagacaacattaataataccatcaataataccaataataatgtaatcagtcacaccagtctgtaatgcattatgaaaacatttacacatttataCAGTCAGTTAAGagaataaattattataattTCAAACTTTATAACAGTCCTACAATACTGTAGGCATTAAAATAGACGTAGTATTAATATCCTCTGTGTTATTTTTTAGATTCAGATGAGCTTGCTGTGATTTGCCAACGTgaactcaaatctaatctaaagaagaagtttcaatgtgtatttgaggggatcgctaaacaaggaaacccaacacttctcaataagatctacacagagctctacatcacagagggtggaacaggagaggtcaataatgaacatgagttgagacagattgagacaacaaccaggaaacaagCAAGACCAGAGACTGCAATCAAATGTAACGACATCTTCAAACCCTTAACCGGACAAGACAAACctatcagaactgtgctgacaaagggagtcgctggcattggaaaaacagtctctgtgcagaagttcattctggactgggctgaaggaaaaaCAAATCAGGATGTCCAATTTGTGTTTTCATTCCCTTTTAGGGagctgaatttgatgaaagaggacaaacacactttcattgaacttcttaatcacttctcaatggaaaccaaacaaTCAGGAATCTCTATCTACAACAAGTAcaaagttctgttcatctttgatggtctggatgagtgccgactgcccctagacttcccgaagaacaagatctgttgtgacgtcacagagtcaacctcagtggatgttctgctgacaaatctcatcaggggaaatctgcttccctctgctctcctctggataactacccgacctgcagcagccaataagatcccttcagggtgtgttgaccaggtgacagaggtacgagggttcaatgacccacagaaggaggagttcttcaggaagagattcagtgatgaggacctggccagcagaatcatctcacacataaagacatcaaggagcctccacatcatgtgccacattccagtcttctgttggatttctgcaataatccttgaacacatgctgaaacataagagagaagagatgcccaagactctgactgagatgtacacacaccttgtggtgtttcataccaaacagaagaatgaaaagtatcttgggaaagaagagacaggtccacactggaataaagagagcattctgtcactgggaaaactggcttttcaacagcttgtgaatggcaatctgattttctatgaagaagacctgaaagaggctggcattgatgtcaatgaagcctcggtgtactcaggattgtgcacacagctctttaaagaggaatgtgtgctgtaccaggacaaggtgtactgctttgttcatctgagcattcaggagtttctggctgctgtatatgtgttcctctcattcatcaacaacaatcagaATCTAATGGACAAACTGCAAACAAACGACAAGTCTGAAGTTACTTTCTACAAGAGTGCTGTGGATAAAGCCTTACAAAGTGAGACAGgaaacctggaccttttcctccgcttccttctgggcctctcactggagtccaatcagaagcacttacgaggtctactgacaaagacaagaagcagctcacagagccatgaagaaacagtcaagtacatcaaggagaagatcagggagaatccctctccagagaggtgcatcaatctgttccactgtctgaatgaactgaatgaccattCTCTAGTCGAGGGGATCCAAAGATTCCTGAGATCAGGAAGTCTCTCAAAACCCAACCTGtcacctgcacagtggtcagctctggtctttgtgttgctgacttcagaaaaggagctggatgtgtttgacctgaagaaatactccagatcagaggaaggtcttctgaggctgctgccagtggtcaaagcctccagagTTGTCCTGTGAGTAAATAAAATGACATTTAAGAACTAATCAGCTAGAATAAATATTCAGTTTAGAGAAAAAAAGtataataatatgtatataatataatattgaaTAAATGCATTGATTTTCACATTGGTATAACATAACATAATGACCATAcaattctaggagacagaagatAGTTGTTGATATATGTTGTTTGAGAGAATGAACCAAATGCATCTGCCATTGTCCTTCTACACTACTGGTGTTAAAttaacagtgtgtttgtgaagtcatgatgatctctttgtcaggctgtcaggctgtggagtcacagaggaaggctgtgcttctctggtctcagttCTGAGGTCAAACCCATCACAtctgagagagctggatctgagtaacaatgacctgaaggattcaggagtggagctgctctctgctggactggggaatccccactgtaaactggagactctgaggtcagtattcctgtagttggtcaacaagtgataactgttcaccagatccacatgtgtttatcagacacacatagtccacaccatatgtgtttggattttcattatatatatatatattcatattattTGGACTAAATCACTTATATTGTATTAAAGTAGGCATAactttagtatttggtcccatattccatgCCTGCAGTGATTACATCAAGCTGGTGATTCTACTAACTTGTTGAATTAATTTGCAgtttgtcttggttgtgttttggatgtttttcctaatagaaactgaatggtgaataatgtcctgtcattttggagtcacttcacttgtattgtcagtaagaatagaagatgtttctgaacacttctacattcatgtggatgctactatGATGATGAATAATCAGGAATGAATCGATGATaatgatgaatgagaaagttacagaggcacaaagatcagaccccctctgttattggtaatggtgagaggttagcatgttttgttgtatcctctgttattggtaatggtgagaggttagcatgttttgttgtagcctctgttattggtaatggtgagaggttagcatgttttgttgtagcctatgttattggtaatggtgagaggttagcatgttttgttgtagcctctgttattggtaatggtgagaggttagcatgttttgttgtagcctctgttattggtaatggtgagaggttagcatgttttgttgtagtctctgttattggtaacggtgagaggttagtatgttttgttgtagtctctgttattggtaatggtgagaggttagcatgttttgttgtagtctctgttattggtaacggtgagaggttagtatgttttgttgtagtctctgttattggtaatggtgagaggttagcatgttttgttgtagtctctgttattggtaacggtgagaggttagtatgttttgttgtagtctctgttattggtaatggtgagaggttagcatgttttgttgtagcctctgttactGGTAATGGTGCATTGTCAGGATCGTCGTGTTTAGAAACATGTTGTCTATTCACTTAGACAGAAAATTATTCCACCATTCAGGtactaaaaaaataaaacaaactgGAAACAAAGTTTTCAACTAAATACTTTTAACTGCTTTAATACACTTTAAGTTAATTGGTCAATTCAGATCTGTCTATATCAagtttcctgattcagatctgttcaaaccaactcttagtttcctgattcagatctgttcaaaccaactcttagtttcctgattcagatctgtttaaaccaactcttagtATCCTGACTCAGATCTgtttaaaccaactcttagtttcCTGACTCAGATCTGTTCAAACAAACTCTTagtgtcctgattcagatctgttcaaaccaactcttagtttcctgattcagatctgttcaaaccaactcttagtttcctgattcagatctgttcaaaccaactcttagtttcctgattcagaactgtttaaaccaactcttagtgtcctgattcagatctgttcaaaccaactcttagtttcctgattcagatctgttcaaaccaactcttagtttcctgattcagatctgttcaaaccaactcttagtgtcctgattcagatctgttcaaaccaactcttagtttcctgattcagatctgttcaaaccaactcttagtttcctgattcagatctgttcaaaccaactcttagtgtcctgattcagatctgttcaaaccaactcttagtttcctgattcagatctgttcaaaccaactcttagtgtcctgattcagatctgttcaaaccaactcttagtgttattattcattatttatttattatttgtattaatCAAGGCATAATCAGGATTAATTTAGTATTGTTTAGAAACGTGTTATCTCCTCCCTTAGACAGAAAGTTACTCCAGTCATCATCCACAGTTCagctactgaacacaacccaaacaaactgcaaatgcaaccAACGAGTTTatgaccaaatactaaacttttgactgttttAATACACTATGAGTAAAttggtcagaatacttatgactTATTCAAatagggggactagatacataaattgttttcatttctaaatggtgaaacagatatgtattaaaatatcctcaaataaaaggtgacattatatactgtcacctcatatgaaacatttgatctgaaatccaaaatgttggagaatagagacacatttaaaatgttagcttcactgtctaaacagatatggtgtggactgtatactcaatacaatctaaatctgatacctcactgtctaaatagatatggtgtggactgtatactcaatacaatctaaatctgatacctcactgtctaaatagatatggtgtggactgtttactcaatacaatctaaatctgatacctcactgtctaaatagatatggtgtggactgtatactcaatacaatctaaatctgatacctcactgtctaaatagatattgtgtggactgtatactcaatacaatctaaatctgatacctcactgtctaaatagatatgttgtggactgtatactcaatacaatctaaatctgatacctcactgtctaaatagatatggtgtggactgtatactcaatacaatctaaatctgattcctcactgtctaaatagatatgttgtggactgtatactcaatacaatctaaatctgatacctcactgtctaaatagatatggtgtggactgtctactcaatacaatctaaatctgattcctcactgtctgttttctgactgatactgctttttaaactggtctggtcagtctactATAATATTTGTACTATACATGTTTCTCTCgacaaataataatttaataatttGTCATTTCTAATAATGATACATTAACTTATGAATAGATATGGCAGGTTTCAGGACACTGACATATCTGAAAATATTGaaaaatatactgccactattttcaccaccaaagaataacagtgtgattttaatatgattctttgcaggctgtcaggctgtctagtcacagaggaaggctgtgcttctctggtctcagctctgaggtcaaacccctcacacctgagagagctcgacctgagctacaatcacccaggagacacaggagtcagactgctctctgctggactggaggatccacactgcagactggagaaactcaagtatgtagagggtttatgtcaatgttcatatcagacatgtttGACTTATCAGGCTAGTTAAGACAAACATTCTTACCACCACTTGGACAAAGTTATATgatgactgtttgtgtgtgtgtgatcagtgacaatctctcaatgacacacacacacacacacattggacacacacacacagactaacatCCGCTTAAAGTTATACGCTATGTGTccagtgtgtccagtgtgtgtgtgtgtgtgtgtgtgtgtgtgtgtgagtgagtgagttcaggtgtatccctcaatgactgtctgttcttctgcttaccgctacagtgtggaacatggtggagagaacagaatgaaacctgggcttagaaaatgtgagtgttgactgctgtgaagaatatgactaagaataagtcttaattcaagttaagtcaaagtcaaagaccaccatcattacttACTTGGTCATATTAAATATCAGCTGTAGTTCTACAGAAGTAGAAATCAGGGACATTAAAGTTTACAAAGAGTTgctttgacaatgtgtgtgtgtgtgtgtgtgtgtgtgtgtgtgtgtgtgtgcgtgtgtgtgtgtgtgtgtgtgtaattaatgtgaataagtgtgttttatattaccatacagtataacatatgatCATTCAACAAGTCTCAAGTTACCTTAACTTCTCCTTTTGATACCTAGAAACATCAACATTAAATTAATTTGTGAAAAGTGAGTATAACATTctaatgtgaatgatgatgatttctaatattgtgtctggtttcatccatcagatgtctgtgatctcacactggacctaaacacagtaaacagacacctctctctgtctgaggagaacagGAAGGTGACATGTAGGAGAGAGGAGCAGccgtatcctgatcacccagagagatttgaggaCTGTAGACAGGTGCTATGTAAagagggtctgactgggcgctgttactgggaggtagagaggagtgggagggctgatataggagtgacatataaaggaatcagcaggagaggaaggggtgatgACTGTGGTCTTGGATAcaatgacaagtcctggagtcTGACCTGCTCTGACAACAGTTACAGAGCCAGACACAATAATATTCTCACTACCATAGACGTCTCCTCCACCAGCtcccacagagtaggagtgtatctggactggccagctGGCACTTTGTCCTTCTATAGAGCCTCCTCggacacactgacccacctgaACACATTCACCTGTacattcactgagcccctctatccagggttttgggttcagtatgaatcctcagtgtccctgtaaataataacctgacacacacacactggacacacactggtacacatccggtggatagagagccgtttattatgttcaacataggagggccaagcacaggaagcagctctttcagtagtttagttggaatagggtccagtatgcagcttgaaggtttagaggccatgattattttcatcattgtgtcaagagatatagtactaaaacacatgagcgtctctcttgatcctaggtcctgggagagttgtgcagactcaggacaacaaGTCTTCCGACTTGCTTGGATCAGTATCAAAGATACTCttcagtatcgaagagccctcactgctgctcaatcatcctatttttccaacttaattgaggaaaataagaacaatggcgccacacacacacactggatacacacaaacacacaccctggatacacacaaacacacacactggatacacacaaacacacacactggactcacacacacgctggactcagacacactgacacgcacacactgcacacacacgcactacacacacacacacacgcactggactcacacacactagacacaaacacacactgg encodes the following:
- the LOC139398805 gene encoding NLR family CARD domain-containing protein 3-like, coding for MTFVKNELKTFKRILSPELPEGFESQKQDKEVLDAEDEKQESSAREGALKITLHILRKMNLKELADTLEKNSDELAVICQRELKSNLKKKFQCVFEGIAKQGNPTLLNKIYTELYITEGGTGEVNNEHELRQIETTTRKQARPETAIKCNDIFKPLTGQDKPIRTVLTKGVAGIGKTVSVQKFILDWAEGKTNQDVQFVFSFPFRELNLMKEDKHTFIELLNHFSMETKQSGISIYNKYKVLFIFDGLDECRLPLDFPKNKICCDVTESTSVDVLLTNLIRGNLLPSALLWITTRPAAANKIPSGCVDQVTEVRGFNDPQKEEFFRKRFSDEDLASRIISHIKTSRSLHIMCHIPVFCWISAIILEHMLKHKREEMPKTLTEMYTHLVVFHTKQKNEKYLGKEETGPHWNKESILSLGKLAFQQLVNGNLIFYEEDLKEAGIDVNEASVYSGLCTQLFKEECVLYQDKVYCFVHLSIQEFLAAVYVFLSFINNNQNLMDKLQTNDKSEVTFYKSAVDKALQSETGNLDLFLRFLLGLSLESNQKHLRGLLTKTRSSSQSHEETVKYIKEKIRENPSPERCINLFHCLNELNDHSLVEGIQRFLRSGSLSKPNLSPAQWSALVFVLLTSEKELDVFDLKKYSRSEEGLLRLLPVVKASRVVLLSGCGVTEEGCASLVSVLRSNPSHLRELDLSNNDLKDSGVELLSAGLGNPHCKLETLRLSGCLVTEEGCASLVSALRSNPSHLRELDLSYNHPGDTGVRLLSAGLEDPHCRLEKLNVEHGGENRMKPGLRKYVCDLTLDLNTVNRHLSLSEENRKVTCRREEQPYPDHPERFEDCRQVLCKEGLTGRCYWEVERSGRADIGVTYKGISRRGRGDDCGLGYNDKSWSLTCSDNSYRARHNNILTTIDVSSTSSHRVGVYLDWPAGTLSFYRASSDTLTHLNTFTCTFTEPLYPGFWVQYESSVSL